The Duganella sp. BuS-21 sequence TACAACGCTGAATGGGCGCTGCTGACCCAGATCGACGAGCTGTCGGCGCAGTTCGACGAAATCGAAGACCTCTACCTGCGCGAGCGCAAGGCCGACATCCAGCAGGTGGCCGAGCGCGTGCTCAAAGTCCTGTTGGGCACCGAGCAGATCCTGCCCAAGGCCGGCGGCGGCGAGGACGAAGCGCAGCCGCAGATGATCATCGTCGCCCACGACATCTCGCCGGCCGACATGCTGCAGTTCCGCGACCGTTCCTTCATCGGCTTCGTCACCGACGTCGGCGGCCAGAACTCGCACACCGCCATCGTCGCCCGGTCGCTAGACATTCCGGCGGCGGTCGGCATGTCCGGCGCCTCCACCCTGATCGAGCAGGACGACTGGCTGATCATCGACGGCGACGCCGGCGTGGTGATCGCCAATCCGAGCGCGCTGGTGCTGGAGCAATACCGCGAACGCCAGAACGCCGCCGCGCGCGCCCGCAAGAAGCTGCAAAAGCTGAAAAAGACCCCGGCCATCACCAAGGACGGCACCCAGATCACGCTGCTGGCCAACATCGAACTGCCGGACGACTGCCCGGCCGCGATGGAGGCCGGCGCCAACGGCGTCGGCCTGTTCCGCTCCGAGTTCCTGTTCATGGGCCGCAACAGCAAGATCCCGTCCGAGGACGAGCAGTTCGAGCAGTACAAGAAGGCCGTGGTGGCGATGAAGGGCCGCCCGGTCACCATCCGCACGCTCGACATCGGCGCCGACAAGCCGCTCGACCAGAGCGAGCAGACCGCGCTCAACCCGGCGCTGGGCCTGCGGGCGATCCGCTACTGCCTGGCCGAGCCGCAGATTTTCCTGACCCAGTTGCGCGCCATCCTGCGCGCCTCGGCCTTCGGCAAGGTGCGCATCCTGATCCCGATGCTGGCGCACGCCTTCGAGATCGACCAGTCGCTGGCCATGGTGGCGCAGGCCAAGGCCGAACTGCGCGAGAAAAACATCAAGTTCGACGACAGCGTCGACGTCGGCGCCATGATCGAAATCCCGGCGGCGGCGCTGGCGCTGCCGATGTTCGTCAAGCGCATGGACTTCCTGTCGATCGGCACCAATGACCTGATCCAGTACACGCTGGCGATCGACCGGGTTGATTATGAAGTCGCACACCTTTACAATCCGCTGCATCCGGCCGTGCTGCAATTGATCTCGATGACGATTGCGGCCGGGCATAAAGCCGGGATCGACGTCGCCGTGTGCGGCGAAATGGCCGGCGACGTCAAGCTGACGCGCCTGCTGCTGGGCATGGGGCTGCGGGAATTCTCCATGCATCCGGCCCAACTGCTCTCGGTCAAGCAGGAAATCCTGAACAGCGACCTTGCGCGCATCGTGCCGCAGACGCGCAAGATCATGCGCTCGATGGAACCCAACGTAATTGCAGACGCGGTCGAACAATTACAGTTGATGTGAACTGGCGGGACCCACCATTCGCGGTCCCGCCTTGATAGATGGCCCGTGGGGCCGCCCCAATAAAAACGCAAA is a genomic window containing:
- the ptsP gene encoding phosphoenolpyruvate--protein phosphotransferase; translation: MASFTLHGIPVSRGIAIGRAHLLAPAALDVKHYLVAEEQVEAEVARLQQALAQVHKELQTLWNELPKDAPTELGAFIDVHALILSDPMISEAPLDIIRARHYNAEWALLTQIDELSAQFDEIEDLYLRERKADIQQVAERVLKVLLGTEQILPKAGGGEDEAQPQMIIVAHDISPADMLQFRDRSFIGFVTDVGGQNSHTAIVARSLDIPAAVGMSGASTLIEQDDWLIIDGDAGVVIANPSALVLEQYRERQNAAARARKKLQKLKKTPAITKDGTQITLLANIELPDDCPAAMEAGANGVGLFRSEFLFMGRNSKIPSEDEQFEQYKKAVVAMKGRPVTIRTLDIGADKPLDQSEQTALNPALGLRAIRYCLAEPQIFLTQLRAILRASAFGKVRILIPMLAHAFEIDQSLAMVAQAKAELREKNIKFDDSVDVGAMIEIPAAALALPMFVKRMDFLSIGTNDLIQYTLAIDRVDYEVAHLYNPLHPAVLQLISMTIAAGHKAGIDVAVCGEMAGDVKLTRLLLGMGLREFSMHPAQLLSVKQEILNSDLARIVPQTRKIMRSMEPNVIADAVEQLQLM